In Rosa chinensis cultivar Old Blush chromosome 1, RchiOBHm-V2, whole genome shotgun sequence, a genomic segment contains:
- the LOC112184754 gene encoding pentatricopeptide repeat-containing protein At1g11290, chloroplastic, translating into MSSQLLPVTPLLSITNTKTPSSPPPPISTRLPIPTSTFHQLSQRSHIPSHVYKHPTAILLELCTSMRELHQIFPLIIKNGLYNEHYFQTKLVSLFCKYGSPIEAHRVFDAVGDKLDVFYHTLLKGYAKNSSLGEAISFFCRLKHDGVAPVVYNFTYLLKACGDNADLRRGKEIHGSLITNGFATNLFAMTGVVNLYAKCRQIDDAYKMFDRMPERDLVSWNTIVAAYAQNGFARRALELVIRMQEEGQRPDSITLVTALPAVADFGSLVIGKSIHAYVIRASFESLVNISTALLDMYSKCGSVATARSIFNRMNHKTVVSWNSMIDGYAQNEDPEEAMAIFQKMLDEGFEPTNVTIMEALHACADLGDLERGKFVHKLLDQLNLGYDVSVVNSLISMYSKCKRVDIAAKLFRGLKGKTIVSWNAMILGFAQNGRVSEALSHFCEMQSQNIKPDSFTMVSVIPALAELSVTRQAKWIHGLVVRKCFDKNVFVMTALVDMYAKCGAVHTARKLFDMMDDRHVTTWNSMIDGYGTNGLGKAAVELFNEMKKGIIKPNDITFLCVISACSHSGLVEDGLQFFESMKDDYGLEPAMDHYGAMVDLLGRAGRLNEAWDFIQKMPMEPGITVFGAMLGACRIHKNVELGEKAADKIFELNPVEGGYHVLLANIYSTASMWDKVAKVRTTMEKKGLKKTPGCSLVDLKNQVHTFYSGSTSHPQSKRIYTYLETLGDKIKAAGYVPDTNSIHDVEDDVKEQLLNSHSEKLAIAFGLLNTTPGTTIHIRKNLRVCGDCHNATKYISLVTGREIIVRDMHRFHHFRNGTCSCGDYW; encoded by the coding sequence ATGAGCTCACAGCTCTTGCCAGTCACACCTCTGCTCTCCATAACCAACACCAAAAcaccatcatcaccaccaccccCAATATCAACTAGACTTCCAATACCAACATCAACATTTCACCAGCTTTCCCAAAGAAGCCACATTCCTTCTCATGTCTACAAGCACCCTACAGCCATACTCCTCGAGCTCTGCACTTCCATGAGAGAGCTCCACCAAATCTTCCCCCTCATAATCAAGAACGGTCTCTATAACGAGCACTACTTCCAGACCAAGCTCGTCAGCCTCTTCTGCAAATACGGCAGTCCAATTGAAGCCCACCGGGTTTTCGACGCCGTCGGGGACAAACTCGACGTTTTCTATCACACTCTGCTTAAAGGGTATGCCAAGAACTCCTCTTTAGGGGAGGCCATTTCCTTCTTTTGCCGGTTGAAGCATGATGGGGTTGCCCCTGTTGTGTATAACTTTACTTACTTGCTCAAGGCTTGTGGCGATAATGCTGACCTGAGGAGGGGGAAGGAgattcatggctctctgattaCCAATGGCTTTGCTACTAATCTGTTTGCGATGACCGGAGTTGTGAATTTGTATGCTAAGTGTAGGCAGATTGATGATGCATATAAGATGTTCGATAGAATGCCTGAGAGGGACTTGGTTTCTTGGAACACTATTGTTGCTGCTTATGCGCAAAATGGGTTCGCCAGGAGAGCTTTGGAGTTGGTTATAAGGATGCAGGAGGAAGGCCAGAGGCCCGATTCCATCACATTGGTCACTGCATTGCCTGCTGTTGCAGATTTTGGGTCCTTGGTGATTGGAAAGTCGATTCATGCCTATGTTATAAGAGCCAGTTTTGAGTCACTTGTGAACATTTCTACCGCTCTTCTAGACATGTATTCGAAATGTGGATCTGTGGCCACTGCTCGGTCGATTTTCAACAGGATGAATCACAAGACTGTTGTTTCCTGGAATTCCATGATAGATGGGTATGCACAAAATGAAGATCCTGAGGAAGCAATGGCGATTTTCCAGAAGATGCTGGATGAAGGCTTTGAACCAACCAATGTTACTATTATGGAAGCTTTACATGCTTGTGCTGATTTGGGAGATCTTGAGCGGGGAAAGTTTGTGCATAAATTATTGGATCAACTGAACCTCGGATATGATGTCTCGGTTGTGAATTCTTTGATATCCATGTATTCCAAGTGTAAGAGAGTTGATATTGCTGCAAAATTGTTTAGAGGCTTAAAGGGTAAGACCATCGTCTCATGGAATGCCATGATATTAGGTTTTGCACAGAATGGTCGCGTCAGCGAGGCTTTAAGTCACTTCTGTGAGATGCAATCTCAAAATATAAAGCCAGATTCGTTTACAATGGTGAGTGTAATTCCAGCTCTTGCAGAGTTATCAGTTACACGTCAGGCTAAGTGGATTCATGGACTTGTTGTAAGAAAATGTTTTGACAAAAACGTTTTTGTGATGACTGCTCTTGTTGATATGTACGCGAAATGTGGAGCTGTCCACACTGCAAGAAAACTTTTTGACATGATGGATGACCGGCATGTGACAACATGGAATAGTATGATCGATGGATATGGAACAAATGGGCTTGGAAAGGCTGCTGTGGAACTGTTCAATGAAATGAAAAAGGGAATAATAAAGCCAAATGATATAACATTTCTATGTGTGATATCTGCTTGCTCTCATTCAGGTTTGGTGGAAGACGGTCTTCAATTCTTTGAAAGCATGAAGGATGACTATGGCTTGGAGCCTGCAATGGATCACTACGGTGCGATGGTTGATCTTCTTGGTCGAGCTGGCCGACTAAATGAGGCTTGGGATTTTATTCAAAAGATGCCTATGGAACCTGGCATTACAGTCTTTGGGGCAATGTTAGGGGCTTGCAGAATTCATAAAAATGTTGAATTGGGGGAAAAGGCAGCAGATAAAATATTTGAGTTGAACCCTGTTGAAGGTGGGTACCACGTTTTGCTTGCTAACATATATTCCACAgcttcaatgtgggacaaggTGGCCAAAGTGCGAACAACAATGGAGAAGAAAGGGCTCAAGAAAACTCCAGGCTGCAGTTTAGTGGATTTAAAGAACCAGGTTCACACTTTCTATTCTGGAAGTACAAGCCATCCCCAATCCAAGAGAATATATACTTATCTGGAGACACTGGGAGATAAGATCAAGGCTGCTGGTTATGTGCCAGACACAAATTCAATTCATGATGTGGAAGATGATGTCAAGGAGCAATTGCTAAATAGCCATAGTGAGAAGCTGGCTATTGCATTTGGACTCTTGAATACTACCCCGGGTACAACAATACACATTCGAAAGAACCTACGAGTTTGTGGTGATTGCCACAACGCAACCAAGTACATTTCACTAGTAACTGGAAGGGAAATCATAGTGCGTGATATGCATCGGTTCCATCATTTCAGGAATGGAACTTGTTCTTGCGGAGATTATTGGTGA